Proteins encoded within one genomic window of Rhododendron vialii isolate Sample 1 chromosome 1a, ASM3025357v1:
- the LOC131334829 gene encoding cytosolic sulfotransferase 13-like, translating into MAASIPCSSLNKINKEERDHESIKKVERSYQRYREIISTLPKGKGWIADELCLYEGFWYPATLGLAGVMFAQEHFQARPDDVLLISTPKSGTTWLKAIIFAIMKRTCYTNSTHPLLTTNPHDCVPFFEFQLFLKPPVADVDNLPSPRIFATHIPYTSLPKSIMDSGCKIVYVCRDPKDVLISMWYFLAKMRSKEFPPVSLEEGVELFSRGISGRGPFWDHVQGYLKASLECPERFFFITYEEMKRETFVKVKRLAEFLGQRFSMEEERERVVEEIIELCSFDKLRNLEVNKNSSCVIDLKNDSFFRKGEVGDWRNHLTPQMVERLDQITNEKLPGIF; encoded by the coding sequence ATGGCAGCCTCTATTCCCTGTTCATCCttgaacaaaatcaacaaagaaGAGAGGGATCATGAAAGCATAAAAAAGGTTGAGAGAAGCTACCAGAGATATAGAGAGATAATCTCGACCCTTCCAAAGGGGAAAGGTTGGATAGCTGATGAATTGTGCCTGTACGAGGGCTTCTGGTACCCAGCCACGCTTGGCTTGGCAGGTGTCATGTTTGCTCAGGAACATTTCCAGGCTCGTCCTGACGATGTTTTGCTGATCTCAACACCTAAATCGGGCACCACATGGCTCAAAGCCATAATTTTTGCCATCATGAAGAGAACTTGCTACACCAATTCTACTCATCCTCTTCTTACTACCAACCCGCATGATTGTGTTCCCTTCTTCGAGTTTCAACTTTTTTTGAAACCTCCAGTTGCGGATGTTGACAACTTACCCTCTCCACGTATATTCGCAACCCACATTCCTTACACGTCATTGCCTAAGTCTATTATGGATTCTGGTTGTAAAATAGTCTATGTTTGTCGGGATCCTAAAGACGTGCTAATATCCATGTGGTACTTTCTGGCCAAGATGAGATCCAAGGAGTTTCCACCTGTCTCATTGGAAGAGGGAGTCGAGTTGTTTTCTAGAGGGATTTCTGGACGTGGGCCATTCTGGGATCACGTGCAAGGGTATTTGAAGGCTAGCCTGGAGTGTCCCGAGAGATTTTTCTTCATAACTTATGAGGAAATGAAGAGAGAAACATTTGTGAAGGTGAAAAGATTGGCAGAATTTTTGGGGCAACGTTTCTCGATGGAAGAGGAGAGGGAGCGGGTTGTGGAGGAAATTATAGAACTTTGTAGTTTCGATAAGTTGAGGAACTTGGAGGTGAACAAAAATAGTTCATGCGTTATAGATTTAAAGAACGACTCGTTCTTTAGAAAAGGTGAAGTTGGTGATTGGAGGAATCATCTAACTCCTCAAATGGTCGAGAGGCTAGACCAGATTACCAATGAAAAATTACCTGGCATATTTTGA
- the LOC131327660 gene encoding uncharacterized protein LOC131327660, whose amino-acid sequence MPIPTPQPQPNKHVNNIKDVGKLGTDTGKPDQNPRKKCTYHNELGHYTTACAPYKTLLERLAAQGHLDQYIDRAKMPARQPTGNLNPNEPRPMIHVIHGPVTKESETNLHADLDRASTSKQVLAVGPGSKRPRPQDVPKWTITFTKLDLEMVQTPHSDALVVTVQIGVHDVKCVLIDYGRSAEVMYYDHFKKLDLSKSALQTAKVPLIGFNGALVWPLGRIFLPLVASAKTLSVEFIVVNVPSQYNAILGPTWLHDMQAIASTYHQVIRFISENGRQEDLRGDQVASKKCYVSAVHNSSKAKQVQWVEIPDMAVIEGVSEKYKAIVGSQSHPRSTISNVVVKHSCRQEEERQMVSLR is encoded by the exons ATGCCAATTCCCACCCCACAACCTCAACCCAACAAAcacgtcaacaacatcaaggaTG TGGGCAAGCTCGGTACAGATACAGGCAAGCCAGACCAAAATCCCCGAAAGAAATGCACCTACCATAACGAGCTCGGCCACTATACAACTGCTTGTGCCCCATACAAGACACTACTGGAACGCCTCGCGGCCCAGGGTCACCTTGACCAATACATTGATCGAGCCAAAATGCCCGCCCGTCAACCTACTGGCAATCTAAACCCCAACGAGCCACGACCAATGATACACGTCATCCATGGCCCAGTCACTAAGGAGTCCGAAACCAACCTTCACGCCGATCTTGACCGCGCATCCACTTCAAAGCAAGTACTTGCGGTTGGACCTGGGTCAAAGCGTCCACGCCCACAGGATGTGCCAAAATGGACGATCACTTTCACCAAGCTTGACCTTGAGATGGTACAAACACCTCACTCCGACGCCCTCGTAGTCACTGTTCAAATTGGCGTCCACGATGTCAAGTGCGTTCTCATCGATTATGGGAGATCGGCAGAGGTTATGTACTACGACCATTTCAAAAAGCTTGATCTATCAAAATCGGCGCTACAAACAGCTAAAGTACCACTCATTGGCTTCAATGGCGCCTTAGTCTGGCCGCTCGGCCGCATCTTCCTTCCACTCGTCGCTAGCGCGAAAACTTTGAGtgtcgaattcatcgtcgtcaacgtgcCGAGCCAGTACAATGCTATACTTGGCCCTACCTGGCTTCATGATATGCAAGCCATCGCTTCCACTTACCACCAGGTCATCCGATTTATCAGTGAGAATGGAAGGCAAGAAGATCTACGTGGCGATCAAGTCGCCTCCAAAAAGTGCTATGTCTCGGCTGTTCACAATTCCTCCAAAGCaaaacaagtacaatgggttgaaaTCCCGGACATGGCCGTCATTGAAGGGGTCAGCGAGAAGTACAAAGCcattgttggaagccaaagccatccaagaagtacaatatcCAATGTGGTTGTCAAACACAGTTGTCGTCAAGAAGAAGAACGGCAAATGGTGAGTTTGCGTTGA
- the LOC131327665 gene encoding uncharacterized protein LOC131327665 produces the protein MAGHARLSFLDAYRGYHQIAMDPEDMEKTAFITPYGIFCYRVMPFGLKNSGATFKRAIFKMLYEQIGHTMEAYIDDLVGKSQKEFNHPQEFAEVFKILKLLSTHAISSTLVRREGVDDMPIYFTRKMLLPAQTRYLPFEKLALALVLIARKLLSYFQSHTITVLTEHPLKSLFRKADLCNRVSKWAVELANFDICFEPQTAIKGQILADFITKLTPDDTDSLNTRSPPQPITKHKISPKPWHLFQGDIWHLHVVEVSNSNKAGVILVSPCGTLHESFISIDFPATNNEAEYEAFLAGLRSAIAMKVDDLAIFCDSQLIVNQVLGDYEARDPRMLKYQATATELIQHFKHFKIEQINHEHNTHADALAGLASASQALEFRTTNFGRIDHPTCETTPEVLNIELSPNWMDEIVAFLRDDTLPTDKKEAYRIRNKVAYYWLFESSKLYKKSISGPYLLVIHPTYVPDILAKLHSYSCGCHSGGRSLCQRAMSQGYFWKNMKKDFENGLDIVGKLPTAPGGFKFLITTTDYFSKWVEAEPLVTNTEADVRRLVWRNIVTKFDVPYVIVCEEFGIRFFNSTSTYPQGISQAEATNKTVCVGIKHRLNSKRGKWAEELPRVLWADRSTPKRSTDQTPFSMAFGMEAVIPLESRFPTLRTKNFDPKANEEAVDQELILVEEKRDDARLKLAEYQQQVAKGYNRSVRTKTFNPDYLVWRKVVQANKKTKFKPNWEGPFHVVRITSEGA, from the exons ATGGCAGGCCACGCTCGGCTAAGTTTCCTAGACGCCTACCGCGGCTATCACCAGATAGCCATGGACCCAGAAGATATGGAAAAGACTGCCTTTATCACACCATATGGCATCTTCTGTTATCGAGTGATGCCCTTTGGGCTCAAAAACTCAGGTGCGACTTTCAAGCGTGCCATCTTCAAAATGCTCTACGAACAGATTGGCCACACCATGGAAGCCTATATCGACGACCTCGTTGGTAAAAGCCAGAAGGAATTCAACCACCCCCAAGAATTCGCAGAAGTCTTCAAAATTCTCAAACTTC TCTCGACTCATGCTATTAGTTCAACTCTTGTTCGACGAGAAGGCGTCGACGACATGCCAATCTACTTCACAAGAAAAATGCTCCTACCTGCACAGACACGATACCTACCTTTCGAGAAGTTGGCACTTGCACTCGTTTTGATTGCAAGGAAACTCTTGTCGTACTTTCAGTCTCATACAATCACCGTCTTAACGGAGCACCCTCTCAAGAGCCTTTTTCGGAAAGCGGACCTCTGCAATAGGGTCTCCAAATGGGCAGTTGAACTAGCAAACTTTGACATTTGTTTTGAGCCACAGACGGCAATTAAAGGGCAGATCCTCGCTGACTTCATCACCAAGCTTACTCCAGATGACACGGACAGTCTCAACACTCGCTCCCCACCCCAACCCATCACTAAGCACAAAATTTCACCGAAGCCTTGGCATCTTTTCCAAGGAGACATTTGGCACCTACATGTCGTTGAAGTCTCTAACAGCAATAAGGCAGGGGTCATCTTGGTCTCCCCTTGTGGGACATTACATGAAAGTTTCATAAGCATCGACTTCCCAGCCACAAACAATGAAGCCGAATATGAGGCCTTTCTCGCTGGCTTGCGCTCCGCAATTGCAATGAAGGTTGATGACCTGGCCATTTTTTGCGACTCCCAACTCATTGTCAATCAGGTTCTTGGGGACTACGAAGCTCGGGATCCCAGGATGCTGAAATACCAAGCAACAGCAACCGAACTCATCCAACACTTCAAACATTTCAAGATTGAGCAGATAAACCATGAGCACAACACCCACGCCGATGCCCTTGCCGGCCTAGCCTCGGCGTCTCAAGCTTTAGAGTTTAGGACCACCAACTTCGGTAGAATCGACCACCCAACCTGTGAAACAACTCCTGAAGTACTCAACATTGAGCTCAGTCCAAACTGGATGGACGAAATTGTTGCTTTTCTCCGCGATGACACTTTACCGACAGATAAGAAGGAAGCTTACCGCATTAGGAATAAGGTTGCTTATTACTGGCTCTTCGAAAGCAGCAAACTCTACAAGAAGTCCATCTCGGGGCCGTACCTTCTCGTAATTCACCCCACTTATGTTCCGGATATACTAGCCAAGCTCCACTCTTACAGTTGCGGCTGTCACTCAGGTGGTCGATCCTTATGTCAACGAGCAATGAGCCAGGGATAtttctggaagaacatgaagaaagattTTGAAAAC GGGCTTGACATCGTGGGTAAGCTGCCTACGGCACCAGGAGGCTTCAAATTCTTGATCACGACAACGGATTACTTCTCAAAGTGGGTGGAGGCCGAACCTCTCGTCACAAACACCGAGGCCGACGTAAGAAGATTAGTCTGGAGGAACATCGTTACCAAATTCGACGTCCCATACGTTATCGTCTGTGAagaatttgggatacgcttctttAATTCTACTTCAACATACCCCCAAGGGATCAGCCAAGCCGAGGCCACGAACAAGACAGTCTGTGTTGGGATTAAGCATCGGCTAAACTCCAAGAGAGGCAAGTGGGCTGAGGAACTGCCACGCGTTCTATGGGCTGACCGTTCTACTCCAAAGCGCTCCACAGACCAAACccccttttcaatggcattcggcatggaggctgtAATTCCACTAGAGTCTAGGTTCCCTACCTTGAGAACAAAGAACTTTGACCCAAAGGCCAATGAAGAAGCCGTGGATCAGGAGTTGATTTTGGTAGAAGAGAAGCGTGATGACGCTCGACTAAAGCTCGCCGAGTACCAACAGCAAGTGGCCAAAGGATACAACCGTAGCGTACGAACAAAGACCTTCAATCCAGATTAtttggtttggcgaaaagtTGTACAAGCCAACAAAAAGACGAAATTCAAGCCCAACTGGGAAGGGCCATTTCATGTGGTTCGGATTACGAGTGAAGGCGCTTAG